One Polaribacter sp. SA4-12 genomic window carries:
- a CDS encoding O-antigen ligase family protein, whose translation MMNKIITKITIVLYLSLACFPLMKANINSIFIIFCSLFAIYEFVKNKRKVVLKPNILILTSVFWMFLLHEVITLDFNSKTILLHLPFLIFPLLFVFKPNYINDKVKEYSLLVFQGSVVIQSLIYLFVFLKKYNLVQIFSINNYNIPLFRTYVFENTSIEIHPTYFSAFLLFSFTISLFLGVKKQTNKYFTFQIINILFTTFFIFVFISKIIIIAFVFTIFVFIIRMFLNFKRKKIIQILIPLSIIGALFYFGSSRLIKERFNEIRTEINRPLVGDYHNSINIRVAIIKCSFKILKELPFWGYGQDLQNKLNDCYEINNDSNFYTLATYNSHNYYLNLILYGGWLFLLLFIFFLVHLIWKENYSILIITFILQVLIINFTENFFSRQHGIVLFIYFISLFLTPNRKFRNCN comes from the coding sequence ATGATGAATAAAATAATAACTAAAATAACAATAGTTCTTTATTTGTCTTTGGCGTGTTTCCCATTAATGAAAGCCAATATTAATTCAATTTTCATTATATTTTGTAGTTTATTTGCTATTTACGAATTTGTAAAAAACAAAAGGAAAGTCGTTTTAAAACCTAATATACTAATACTTACCTCAGTTTTTTGGATGTTCCTTTTACATGAAGTAATTACTTTAGATTTTAATTCTAAAACAATATTACTTCATTTGCCTTTTTTGATATTTCCATTACTTTTTGTTTTTAAACCAAATTATATTAATGATAAAGTTAAAGAATACTCTTTGTTGGTGTTTCAAGGAAGTGTTGTAATTCAGTCTCTAATTTACCTTTTTGTATTTTTAAAAAAGTATAATTTAGTACAGATTTTTTCTATTAATAATTATAATATACCTTTATTTAGAACTTATGTTTTTGAGAATACATCAATTGAAATACATCCAACATATTTTTCAGCATTTCTGCTTTTTAGTTTTACAATTTCACTTTTTTTAGGAGTAAAAAAACAGACTAACAAGTATTTTACATTTCAAATAATTAACATTCTTTTTACAACATTTTTTATTTTCGTTTTTATTTCAAAAATTATTATTATAGCCTTTGTTTTTACGATTTTTGTTTTTATAATAAGAATGTTTCTTAATTTTAAAAGGAAGAAAATAATACAAATTTTAATTCCTCTAAGTATAATTGGTGCATTATTTTATTTTGGTTCTAGTAGGCTAATAAAAGAAAGGTTTAATGAAATTAGAACAGAAATAAATAGACCTTTAGTTGGTGATTATCATAATTCTATTAACATTAGAGTTGCTATAATTAAATGTTCTTTTAAAATATTAAAAGAATTGCCTTTTTGGGGATATGGACAAGATTTACAAAATAAATTGAACGATTGTTATGAAATAAATAATGATAGTAATTTTTATACACTAGCAACATATAATAGTCATAATTATTATTTAAATTTAATTTTATATGGTGGGTGGTTATTTTTATTACTATTTATTTTCTTTTTAGTTCACCTTATTTGGAAAGAAAATTATTCAATTCTTATTATTACTTTTATTCTTCAAGTATTAATTATAAACTTTACAGAAAATTTTTTTTCAAGACAACATGGAATCGTATTGTTTATCTATTTTATATCATTATTTTTAACGCCCAATAGAAAATTTAGGAATTGCAATTAA
- a CDS encoding glycosyltransferase family 2 protein, with the protein MSKTLLSVVTVCYNSEKTIETTINSILNQTFTNFEYIIIDGNSSDNTVKIITSFKDKFIEKGISFTWISEKDTGIYNAFNKGLNLVKTGWVSFLGSDDYYKKNALEIYANVILKIDSNVDFVFSNVDVIDEKGKIVKKINSNWYWSKFKRYMDIAHVGAFHHKQYFLKYGFFNESFKISGDYELLLRAKSNLKTIKIEKNTAIMSNEGVSNNQAILAFNETFKAKYKTANISILSCFLDYIIALFKYYSKKILREIIR; encoded by the coding sequence ATGTCAAAAACTTTATTAAGTGTAGTTACTGTTTGTTATAATTCTGAAAAAACAATAGAAACTACAATAAATTCTATTTTAAATCAAACTTTTACAAATTTTGAATATATAATTATTGATGGAAACTCTTCTGACAATACAGTTAAAATTATAACATCTTTTAAAGATAAATTTATAGAAAAAGGAATTTCTTTTACTTGGATATCAGAAAAAGATACAGGTATTTATAATGCCTTTAATAAAGGTTTAAACTTAGTGAAAACTGGTTGGGTTTCTTTTTTAGGATCTGATGATTATTATAAAAAAAATGCATTAGAAATTTATGCTAACGTTATTTTAAAAATAGATAGCAATGTAGATTTTGTTTTTTCTAATGTAGATGTAATTGATGAAAAAGGGAAAATTGTAAAAAAAATAAATAGCAATTGGTATTGGTCTAAATTTAAAAGATATATGGATATTGCTCATGTTGGCGCTTTTCATCACAAACAATACTTTTTAAAATATGGTTTTTTTAATGAGTCTTTTAAAATTTCTGGAGATTATGAATTGTTATTAAGAGCAAAAAGCAATTTAAAAACTATTAAAATCGAAAAAAACACAGCAATTATGTCTAATGAGGGTGTTAGCAACAATCAGGCTATTTTAGCTTTTAACGAAACTTTTAAAGCAAAATATAAAACAGCTAATATTAGTATTCTTAGTTGTTTTTTAGATTATATCATAGCATTATTTAAATATTACTCAAAAAAAATATTACGTGAAATTATTAGATAA
- a CDS encoding glycosyltransferase: protein MIKILHIVENYSFSSGGIRTVVKNLTKELSSHNYVSFILTSLKEDEDSDVYLVNSDKKPWLYSSNWKKKIQQICTEKKLDCIHIHGTWMFPQFIAAKFCFQNNIPYVITPHGMFEPWLWENGTLKKKIYFHLLVQKYFSKATIIHAITSQEKRNLKKLFPEVNVSIIPNLIINKKEELVDELNKNKYLLYIGRLDKKKGIDLLIKAYIKLNPNEIKLKIAGEINSYKEDLVKIINDSNIDANNIEFLGFVKGKAKEDLIKNAIALVAPSHSEVIGMVNLEAAILKTPVITTYQTGLSKLWKENGGGLINPNEKELTAALKNVLSWTDEKQKEEGEKLYKFVLQTYTWENRVHDWKKLYNSIL, encoded by the coding sequence ATGATAAAAATACTACATATAGTTGAAAATTATTCATTTTCTAGTGGAGGAATAAGAACAGTTGTTAAAAATTTGACTAAAGAATTATCTTCACATAATTATGTTTCTTTTATTTTAACTTCTTTAAAAGAGGATGAAGATAGTGATGTGTATCTTGTTAATTCTGATAAAAAACCATGGTTATATTCGAGTAATTGGAAGAAGAAAATTCAACAAATTTGTACTGAAAAAAAATTAGATTGTATTCATATTCATGGAACATGGATGTTTCCTCAGTTTATAGCAGCTAAATTTTGCTTTCAAAATAACATTCCATATGTTATTACACCTCACGGAATGTTTGAGCCATGGTTGTGGGAAAATGGTACTTTAAAGAAAAAAATTTATTTTCATCTTTTGGTTCAAAAATATTTTTCTAAAGCAACAATCATTCATGCTATAACAAGTCAAGAAAAAAGAAACTTGAAAAAACTTTTTCCAGAAGTTAATGTTTCAATAATACCTAATTTAATTATCAATAAAAAGGAAGAACTAGTAGACGAGCTTAACAAAAATAAGTATTTGCTTTATATTGGGCGATTAGATAAAAAGAAAGGAATTGATTTGTTAATAAAGGCTTATATAAAGTTAAACCCCAATGAAATAAAATTAAAAATTGCTGGCGAAATAAACTCCTATAAAGAAGATTTGGTGAAAATTATTAATGATTCTAATATAGATGCAAATAATATTGAATTTTTAGGGTTTGTTAAAGGAAAAGCAAAGGAAGATTTAATTAAAAATGCAATAGCATTAGTTGCACCTTCGCATTCTGAAGTAATAGGGATGGTTAATTTAGAAGCTGCAATCTTAAAAACTCCCGTAATAACAACTTATCAGACAGGTTTAAGTAAGTTATGGAAAGAAAATGGGGGAGGTTTAATAAATCCTAATGAAAAAGAGTTAACAGCTGCTTTAAAAAATGTTTTAAGTTGGACTGATGAAAAACAAAAAGAAGAAGGTGAAAAATTATATAAGTTTGTTTTGCAAACTTATACGTGGGAAAATAGAGTGCATGATTGGAAAAAATTATATAATAGTATTTTATGA
- a CDS encoding O-antigen ligase family protein, giving the protein MKLLDKYLVFSSVFALFTEGFIFHYIIDWKLFYIILFINLSILLIKNKLVANKNMLIVYGFLLIHGVVMYCVLRNPISSLLAQLLGVVLSSFYYYNFIKRYTSKLLFKTYVNTAFYIALLAIPMFYLNINVFTSGRLNGILLEPAHYAAIMLPAVYVTLVQKRYFKFAVILITILLSKSSVGFLGLFLILFLPLLKVKYFLKYSLIVFVILGASTYYISTQWNVDTNEQEGNVLVRRIKQTQESFVAINTGKFKKYTNLSSYALLSNVFVSKNIFLHYPLGAGLGSYKHEYDKVYPELSPPKYLIKQNLSKINKQDANSLFLRIWADLGIFAVLIMLYFIYRSYKLFKKDYKTEEQSTFFYLIIKLFREGHYFPPEFYFFVLIFLKDFNDKNTTYS; this is encoded by the coding sequence GTGAAATTATTAGATAAATACCTTGTTTTTAGTAGTGTTTTTGCTCTTTTTACTGAAGGTTTTATCTTTCATTATATTATTGATTGGAAGCTTTTTTACATAATTTTATTTATTAATCTAAGTATACTTTTAATTAAAAATAAATTAGTTGCAAATAAGAATATGTTAATTGTTTATGGTTTTTTATTAATACATGGTGTAGTTATGTATTGTGTTTTAAGAAATCCAATTAGTTCTTTATTAGCTCAGTTATTAGGAGTTGTTTTGAGCAGTTTTTATTATTATAATTTTATCAAACGTTATACCTCTAAACTTCTGTTTAAAACCTATGTAAATACTGCTTTTTATATTGCATTGTTGGCAATACCAATGTTTTATTTAAATATTAATGTTTTTACATCAGGTCGCTTAAATGGAATATTACTAGAACCAGCACACTATGCTGCAATAATGTTACCAGCTGTATATGTAACTTTAGTACAAAAAAGATATTTTAAATTTGCAGTTATTTTAATAACAATTTTGTTGTCTAAATCTTCTGTTGGTTTTCTTGGTTTATTTCTAATATTGTTTTTACCATTATTAAAAGTAAAGTACTTTTTAAAATATTCGCTAATTGTTTTTGTTATTTTAGGAGCAAGTACTTATTACATTTCTACACAATGGAATGTGGATACTAATGAACAAGAAGGAAATGTATTAGTAAGAAGAATTAAGCAAACACAAGAGTCTTTTGTGGCAATTAATACAGGTAAATTTAAAAAATATACCAATTTAAGCTCCTATGCTCTATTAAGTAATGTTTTTGTTTCTAAAAACATTTTCTTACATTATCCTTTAGGGGCTGGTTTGGGTTCATATAAACATGAGTATGATAAAGTTTATCCAGAATTATCACCGCCAAAGTATTTAATTAAGCAAAACTTGTCTAAAATAAATAAACAAGATGCAAACTCTTTATTCTTAAGAATTTGGGCTGATTTAGGTATCTTTGCTGTGCTTATTATGCTCTATTTTATATATAGAAGTTATAAGCTGTTTAAAAAAGATTATAAAACTGAAGAACAGAGTACCTTTTTTTATTTAATAATTAAATTATTTAGAGAAGGGCATTATTTTCCACCCGAGTTTTATTTTTTTGTTTTAATTTTTTTAAAAGACTTCAATGATAAAAATACTACATATAGTTGA
- a CDS encoding NAD-dependent epimerase/dehydratase family protein codes for MKKKILVTGGSGFIGTNIVEFYKDSFEVLNIDVLSPRNSNHTAYWKKIDILDKESLNEVFSSFKPDFVLHMAAKTDLDGETLEDYNANIKGVENIIEATNNTPSIKKIIFASSRLVCEIGYQPKDEFDYRPSTVYGESKIIGEKIVRSSKIENANWIIVRPTSLWGPWFGIPYKNFFDIIERQLYFHPRGRKIYKKFGFVLNCIHILDVLLYNDKLNKKTIYLSDFNELEVKTWADIISNQFHGKRVKQIPYFMLKFFSVLGDLSKILGVKNPPLTSFRLNNLTTQMFYDTKEVENIIKKLPFNLEEGTKITFKWLKK; via the coding sequence ATGAAGAAGAAAATTTTAGTTACAGGTGGGTCTGGTTTTATAGGGACAAATATTGTTGAATTTTATAAAGATAGTTTCGAAGTCTTAAATATTGATGTTTTATCACCTAGAAATTCAAATCATACTGCTTATTGGAAGAAAATTGATATTTTAGATAAGGAATCTTTAAACGAAGTTTTTTCGAGTTTTAAACCGGATTTTGTTTTGCATATGGCAGCAAAAACAGATTTAGATGGAGAAACCTTGGAGGATTATAATGCAAATATAAAAGGTGTCGAAAACATCATTGAAGCAACTAACAATACACCATCAATAAAGAAAATTATTTTTGCGTCAAGTAGATTAGTCTGTGAAATAGGTTATCAACCTAAAGATGAATTTGATTATAGACCATCTACTGTTTATGGGGAAAGTAAAATTATTGGTGAAAAAATAGTTAGATCTAGTAAAATTGAAAATGCAAATTGGATAATTGTTAGACCCACTTCTTTATGGGGGCCTTGGTTTGGAATTCCATATAAGAATTTTTTTGATATCATAGAAAGACAACTATACTTTCATCCGAGAGGAAGGAAGATTTATAAGAAATTTGGTTTTGTTTTAAATTGTATACATATTTTAGATGTATTATTATACAATGATAAGCTTAATAAAAAAACAATTTATTTATCAGATTTTAATGAACTTGAAGTAAAGACTTGGGCAGATATTATTTCTAATCAATTTCATGGAAAAAGAGTAAAACAAATCCCTTATTTTATGCTCAAGTTTTTTTCTGTTCTTGGTGATTTATCAAAGATTCTTGGGGTTAAAAATCCTCCATTAACTAGTTTTAGGCTTAACAACCTTACCACTCAAATGTTTTATGATACTAAAGAAGTGGAAAATATAATTAAAAAATTACCGTTTAACTTAGAAGAAGGAACAAAGATTACATTTAAATGGCTGAAGAAATAA